The sequence gcatccttccccccaaaatacttcccaaaaccttgcaccccacttcctggacaaggtttggtaaaaagcctcaccaatttgcctaggtgactacagacccagacccttggatcttaagaacaatgaacaatcctcccaacacttgcaccccccctttcctgggaaatgttggataaaaagcctcaccaatttgcataggtgaccacagacccaaacccttggatctgagaacaatgaaaaagcattcagtttcttacaagaagacttttaataaaaatagaagtaaatagaaatgaagaaatcccccctgtaaaatcaggatggtagatatcttaaagggtaattagattcaaaaacatagagaacccctctaggcaaaatgttaagttacaaaaaagatacacagacagaaatagttattctattcagcacaattcttttctcagccatttaaagaaatcataatctaacacatacctagctagattacttactaaaagttctaagactccattcctggtctatccccgacaaagaccagcatatagacagactatagacagacacacagacccctttgtttctctccctcctcccagcttttgaaagtatcttgtctcctcattggtcattttggtcaggtgccagcgaggttacctttagcttcttaaccctttacaggtgagaggagctttcccctggccaagagggatttcaaaggggtttaccttccctttatatttatgacacctgcagTGCCTACCCTCCCTCCATGGGCTGCCTCCTGCCTGGACTACTAGCTACAggggggttggttggtttggtACAGGGGTGGGTACAGATAACAGGAGGCTGGCCAGCTGCAAAGCAGCAGACTGCGATTTCCCTGCACTTGGCTGGCTGCTGGTAGTGCAGTGCCCGtggtttaatatatatatatatatatatatatatatatatatatatatatatatatatatataatcattatcattattattttattattattaaaagttCATCTGTGGTTAGTGGTCTTTCCGGTGGTGCACATCTGGTGATGTTGTTGCCCCTGCAGCAGCGAGGGGATATCTGTTGCGGGGGATGCGAGGGGCAAGGGGgatgcagcctgggggggggggggggggttgtgtgggggagggggcaggggatggcAAAGTTGGAGCGGGGGCTCCACAAGCCTGGTGGGGAAGTGGACTGCCACTGTGCCGCTGTTGTTGGTCAGAGACGCGGGGCATTTCTGGTGGTGCGGTACATCACCGGGATTGGGTCTTTTGGGGGTTGGTGGTATTATGACTGTAGTGGTGGTCGACCGGTGGTGCTATGGATGCAAAGGCATGCCAGGCAAAACGGGATTGGTTGTTTTGGGTGGCTTGGACTCCTTTTGAAAGGCAGCGTGGCTTATTTTTCTCGTGAGAGGCCTGGGACCAGGCCACATGAatctgaactccattttgggatGCCTGTACTTTTctaagttttgaaacaaagggcgCCCACCATaagctaaagctatataaggcagggagagACATCATGGGTGGTTCTTCACTCCTCACGTAAGGGGACTCTTGGAaacacctgcaaaaaaaaaaaaaagagtgtgtgGAAACCTGAGAAACCCAAGCCGGAAAGCAAATGCAGGTTGTTCCTTGAGATTCTTCCAGACAGCTTGTATCATCAATCATGGTGAGAAACTGCTAATTCATAGTCAGTTTAACTTGTGTGTTAaacttagtttgcatgtttgattatttgctaagtactctactttgatctgtttgctatcccttataataagttaaaatttaccttttgtagttattGAAACTTGTTATATGTTTTATTGTCCtccccacattgagggaggaaCGAACTGGGTAACAAATTCACATTGGTCGGGGTTTGGACCAGGGCtggatggtacagctctggggttcTAGGCTAGGGAGCTggtggttattttggctgtagcctctctgttattggttcatgcagtggctggtcagagagcctgcatgtatcTGCAGCTGGAAGGGTAGCTCCCTGTACAAATGCTGGTGGAGGAGTAGGAGTAGGAGCAGTTTGCAGTTTGTCCCAACAGGACATTGGGAGAGGGATCCCAGGTTGGTGAGTCAGAGGGATCAATTGTACCCGAGATCCAGGGGTCACAtccaaaattgattttaaattatcagtgatggggaatccacatattcttggtaaattgttcaaatggttactctcaccatttaaaaatgtacgccttattcCCTGTCTGAATTTatttaacttcagcttccagccattggatcatattactCCTCTGTACAGAGGCTGaaaagcctattattaaatatttgttccctgtgtaggtacttacagactgttatcaagtcatcccttaaccatctttcttaaacaaaatagattgagctctttgagtttgtcagtataaggcaggttttcgaatcctttaataattcttgtgactcttctctggaccctctTCAATGTATCGACATCCATCTTTAATCACGGACaccaaactggacacaggattccaacagcaggTGCACTAGTGCCCAATACAGAGTTAAAATAACGTCTCTAGTCTCCCTGAGATTCCCTTGgtttcatccaaggatcacagtggctcttttggccacaggcTCACGCTGGGAGCTAAGTTTAGATAATTATGTCTTCACATCCCCAAATCATGTTCAGAGTCACTGAACTTCACACGAGAGTCCAGCATCATGTAAGCATCGCCTACATTCTTTGTCCTTAGATATAGATACCTACATGGCTATATTAGAACGCACATTGTTTGCTTCAACCTAGTTTACCaaccaatccagattgctctgaatcagtgacctgtacACATTTTCTATGATCTCCCAGATGTGCAGGCCTGTATACCTAAATACCCAAATCCTTGTAGTTTCATGCCCTTTCTGTTGGGTGCTATTTCATGAAAATGTCTGTTTCCATCAGGGAAACTTGGCTCCTTTCCAACATAGGAATTGAATCATGAATCACACCTATGTTCCAGTGTCCTCTCTCTCTGACAGTGACGGCTCCAGGGGCTGTACaagaaggtgtaagaaacccAGCTGCAGGCTCATGTGGTGGGTGGTGATTTGGAATTCCTGACTGTATCACCCTGATGCCTAACAGCTACAGATAGGCTTGTCCCCTGAAATATGTGGGCCTAGGCTTCCCAAAATATTCATTAAGCTGTAGTTATTGAAACTGGATAGCTTCACTATCCATGTGTATGTCCAAACCCTCCTGATTCTTGATTAGCTCATGGCCTGAACTATCCtttgtggcaaggagttcctcaGTCTGAGGCACTGAGTGGAGAAAGCATTCTTTTTTACCTCTTTTGAATTTGCCACATTTCAGTTTAATTGAATGTATTTTTGATCTTTTgatatgagacagggagaacacaTTCTCCATTTCCCCTCTACAAGTCAGTATTTTATAAACTTTTCCTATGTCCCCTCTTCTTCGATTCCTTTGTAAGGTAACAACCCCAGTCTTTTCAACCTCTATTCATATGAGTTTCACCGGGCCCTTGATCATTCTAGTTGCCTTTGCCTGAACACCTCTAGTTTTGCAATATTCTGTGTGAGAAGGGTGCCCAGTACTACACAGAGGAGTCCATAGGAGGGAGAAACATTGACTGACAGACCTCATGGCAATGAATTTTCTGTATGATTCCATATCCCATTTCTTCTGGATCCGAATGTTTTGCTTAGTTTCTGTCCATGCTTTCACTGTGAGCAGAGTTTCACAGAGTTTCACAGAGCTCTGTACCTTCATGCCCAGATCCCTGTCCTGAGTGCATACATTTAAATTAGAACCTTCTAAGGTGTTTGAGGAGTTCAATATTTTCCCTCCAATGAGCATATAAGTTGCAGTTATTGACATGGAAATTCATCTGTCATTGTGACATCCATTCATCTGACTTGATTAGCTCCTTCTGTGGAGTTCTTCGGACTTGACTATGACCTAAATAATCTGGTGCCATCtgtaaatgttgccacctcactgctcagcccccttTCTAGATTCATAATAACTATTTGTTATAACGTGTTTAAAGACCCTCACTGTGTTTCTTTTGATTCACAGGAACACTGAGCATTTCGGAGCCTGATCGACGCATCAACCACCTTATGGCAGCTTTCAacctctccccctctgccccttcaACATTCATCCTTGCCGGCATCTCTGGCCTGGAAGCTGCTCACATGTGGATATCCATTCCTTTCTCTGTGTTCTACATTGTCTGCCTGTTGGGAAATTGCATGGTTCTGTTTGTTGTAGGCAAAGAGCAGACCCTGCACAAGCCGATGTACCTGCTGCTCTGCATGTTGGCGCTTACAGACATTGCCACGTCTACCTCAGTCGTGCCGAAAGCCCTGTGTATATTTTGGTCCAATTTGAGAGGCATTACTGTGGgtggctgcctcacccagatgttcttcCTTCATGCAGTTTCTGTTATGCAGTCAGCCATCCTCGTGACAATGGCCTTCGATCGCTACATTGCCATATGTAAACCTCTGAGATACACCACCATCCTCACCAACGCACGGATAGCTAAGCTCGGGCTTTTGGGTTTGATAAGAACTGTTCTCTtcgtcctgcccctgcccctgctcctgagcaggcAGCCGTTCTGTGCCAACCACATTATCCCCCATACCTACTGCGAGCACATGGCTGTGGCAAAGATGTCCTGTGGGGATATCACAGTCAACAGGACGTATGGCTTGGTGGTCACATTTATAGTCTTAGGGTTAGACCTGTGGCTCGTTGTCTTCTCATATAGTCTGATCACCAGAGCCATCCTCAGAATCTCCTCCAAGAAAGCTCATCGGAAAGCACTCAACACCTGCACAGCCCACATCTGTGTCATGCTGATGTCTTGTactttcttcctcttctccacTGTAACACACCGCTTCGGTCAGGGCATTGCTCCCCACGTTCACATCATCTTAGCCAACCTCCACTTCCTTGTCCCCCCCATGCTCAACCCAATCATTTATGGGGTCAAAACCAAAGAGCTTCGTGACAAAGTGAGCAAATACACCTGcagaagatgattgctgggggcACTGACTTTAAACCTGTATGAAAAGATTGGGAAGAGATATCTCCTTGTTAATCAAGGTTGCTCTCTCCCAATTTGGCTGAGCTCAAAATTGTGCAATTTCATAGTCTGACAAATTCCTCACATGTAATGTCTTATCACTCCATCACCAAGCACTGCTTACAACCTTCCATGACTGTCTCTTGGCGTTTCCATGACTTCCATACTAAGAGAATATACTGCAGCTTTCTGATTTAAGGTGTTCTTCTATTACACCCTGTGTGAACATGATTCTTGATCAGTTCGACCAACTAAAGCTGCACTTTCAGATAgccaaagaaaagaaataaactaCAGTGTTGAACTTATTTATCACACGTGCAATGATCCAGTGACTAAAATGTTCCTGAGTTTTCCATGCCCAATACTTTAGGAAGCCTGGAGGACAAACCAAATGTTTCTATTGGAAAGTACTAATAGAAGAAAGCTGCTGCAGGAAATGAGGATATCCTACAGAGCTTATTGTTGAGCGTTGTGAAACTGTGTTTTGGAGAACTGAACGTTGTTACCCTGAGGGGTGTGTACCCAAGAATGTGATCAAGCCAGTAGTAACCGTATGATGTGCACTCAGCCATTATGATTTACTAAAATAAACACCACATAGCTAAGGGTTAATTGGAAAGTAGGTTTTTAAATTCAAGGTCAAAATCTAGCTGTCAGTTTCTGCTCATCAGAATGGGAGGAGTGGGCAGACTAGTAAATGAGTGATAATGAAAGAAGATAAGTGGATTAAAACCTTGGATCTAGATGCCTCTGATATTTTTATTGAAAGTTTGGAAAAGTGATGATTGAGTAGGGGTCACTATGACCTATATGTTTTGTAGAAGTTATAAAAATTTGCAAATAcagtgtactttggagcagtcctCTAAAGACATCTTGAGAGTCATTTttcctgacaccctttctccACAGCAGGTGAGCAACCAGCCACTGTATTGGAATGAGGTGGacgagggggatgaggtggacgaggctttcttcctgcaactcacggaagttactagaatACAGGCCCTGGTTCTCGTGGGTGACtgcaatcaccctgatatctgctgggagagcaatacagcggtgcacagacaatccaggaagtttttggaaagggtaggggacaatttcctggtgcaggtgctggaggaaccaactaggggcagagctgttcttgacctgctgctcacaaaccgggaagaattagtaggggaagctgaagtggatgggaacctgggaggcagtgaccatgagatggtcgagttcaggatcctgacacagggaagaaaggagagcagcagaatacggacgctggactttagaaaagcagactttgactccctcagggaactgatgggcaggatcccctgggagaataacatgagggggaaaggagtccaggagagctggctgtattttaaagaatccttattgaggttacagggacaaaccatcccgatgtatagaaagaatagtaaatatggcagacgaccagcttggcttaacagtgaaatccttgctgatcttaaccacaaaaaagaagcttacaagaa is a genomic window of Lepidochelys kempii isolate rLepKem1 chromosome 1, rLepKem1.hap2, whole genome shotgun sequence containing:
- the LOC140916794 gene encoding olfactory receptor 52P1-like, with protein sequence MAAFNLSPSAPSTFILAGISGLEAAHMWISIPFSVFYIVCLLGNCMVLFVVGKEQTLHKPMYLLLCMLALTDIATSTSVVPKALCIFWSNLRGITVGGCLTQMFFLHAVSVMQSAILVTMAFDRYIAICKPLRYTTILTNARIAKLGLLGLIRTVLFVLPLPLLLSRQPFCANHIIPHTYCEHMAVAKMSCGDITVNRTYGLVVTFIVLGLDLWLVVFSYSLITRAILRISSKKAHRKALNTCTAHICVMLMSCTFFLFSTVTHRFGQGIAPHVHIILANLHFLVPPMLNPIIYGVKTKELRDKVSKYTCRR